Genomic window (Spirosoma sp. KCTC 42546):
ACCGTAAAACCATTTGCCCGATCTGGCACAACCGCATGGGTTAGTTTTTTTAGTGGAATCCGAACCTGAAGCTTAGAATAAGGCAGGGTTACGGTTTTAAAGTGACCTGCAAAATCTCCCCAATACGCGCTCCCGCTGGCTTCGCCAATGAACGTTCCCATGCCGGCATCAAGCGTTTTGGCCAAAACAGTCGTCGTTGCCGAAAAAGATGCACCGTTCATCAGGAAATACAGATTTCCCATAAATGCATCCTTATGACGAGGCCGATAACGCCGGTGTGACGAGCGACTGGCAAAACCACCCGCATCATCGGATTTATATTGGAGGCTAAAATTGAGTACCGATAGCGGATTCCAACGGGTAATAAGCTCAGCTTTGGCAGCCCGTTTCATTTCCTCCTGCTGCATGAGTCGGAACGGCTTTGGCATCCAATAGCGTAGTAATCGGGCTGAATTCAGCACCACTCCTCCCCCATTCCCCTGCATATCAACAACAAGGTTCTGGATATTGTCTTGACGGAGTTGTTTAAAAGCCCGCTTCAAACGTCGGTTAAATGCCCACTGAAACGGGTCTTTCTTTTTCAAGCCCATAAAAGACGACACGCGTAACACAGCCGTATGCGTAAGTGTATCTACAACCCGGACGGATAGGTTGGCCGGCTGATTCATCTCAACACCGTATCGACGTCGTATCGTTGTCCGAAAATTACTCAGATTCGGGCAGCGCAGGCGAGTTTGTCGAACCAGCGTATCGCCCGAAAGCCGGTACGTAATCGAAACTGAATCGGCAGAACCATACCAGGCTGCATAATAGTCAGCAAATTGCACCAGGCTCCACTGTCGGCGTCCGGTTAAATTATCACCATCGGAGCCGGAGTGGTCGGAATTCATTAGTTCGGTATGCAAATCGCCTATGGTACGGCCATTTATGGTAAGCAGTTCCGTACCGCGCTGAAGGCTCGTATCGGCCGAAACATTATGACTGATAAAATACCTGGTATCGACGGGTCGAATATAAAATGGCAGGAAACGAGTCTGCTTCCCAATATAGTTTTTGCGGTGATTCAGGTTTGTATGCCCGTCTTTCAGTGCCGTAACGTATGGACTGAGATGGTGAAAAAACGTAAGGTAATCCATCGGCGCAGTTAGCCGGTTATAGAGCGAATCGTAAAGTTGCTCCATACGCGGTTGGGGTGTATAATAACCCATGCCCGGATGCAATAGATCCAGTTTACGCTTAAGGTAAGTAAAATCGGTACGAGTCTGGGCAGCGGTCAGCGTCTGGGCGGGTGCCGTCAGGCAAGCCATCCCGATCAGCAAGCCCATTAAGCATAGAGTTTGGCCAATCTTCATCTTCACACGTTACGGTAGCAATCCATCTTTTCTGATGGGGCACTATTTGTAGGGTGAAGATAAGATTTGGCCTAACTATAATCAAGCAAAAATGTTTAACTATTCATTAAAATTTTGCACCTGCCTGAAAAAACAGGTCAATTCGTAACCTAACGGATCATTACTATTTAGTTAGTATAGCTCGTCTGCTAACTATCTTTACGGTGTGGAATCACCGTCCAGTGTTTTGCACCGGGTATGCGCTCAGCAACAATCGCGGCTGCTACGTCTTCCAGATTTTCTTCGTTTGTTGTGAAGAACAAGCTTTTAGACTGATCATCATTCTGCGTTGTGCGCACCTCATAATATTCATTATGGTGTTCAATCGTATGTTTCTCAACAAGTTGGTATTGTGCCATAGTAGTAGAATAGTTAGATAAGAGTAACTCACAATCCAGACAGATAGTTATTCGGACAAATCACAGAATCCCAAGCTTACTTACCCAAGTACTGTAATTAGTGCAGCCCCACCCACCATAATGCCTGCCCCAATGAGTTTCCGCAGGATTCCTTGCTCACGAAAAAACTGGTATCCGAATAAAACACTGACTAAGGCTGATATCTGAAACAGGGCTAATACATACCCAACCGGCATAGCCGCCAGCGCAATATTACTCGCCATCTGTGATATACCAATAGTGACACACAAAGCCAGGTAAGTTGTTTTCTGTGCAAGAAACACCGTAATCTGCCCGCGCCAGGTGGTGCGCATGGTTCGTATAATCCAGATCAGGGTAAACCCAAAACCCAATAAGCACCAGTAAAAAAAAGCGATGGTCGGCGTTGAAAGGATAATGGCTTTCTTTAGAAATGCCCCATCAATGGCCGACAGTACGAGAGCCACTAACCGTAACTTCACCTCTGGTCGCTTAACTAGCCCGATAACACCTAAAAAACCAGACTGCCTGACACGCTGTTCCTTATCATTTAACACAACATAGCTCCCCGCCACAATCAGCAATACACCCGCTACGCCCCACCAGCCAGGGATTTCATTCAGTAAAAAAATACTGAACAACATGCCCACAACGGCCTTATAGGCATTAATCGGCCCCAGTACCGACAAATCGCCGATGTGAATGGCTCGCACCAGAAACACATTTCCAAACATAGCAAACAGGCTGCTCACCAGCATACTTTGCCAAAATTCAGTGGATAATCCTACTAAACGGAGTTGTGGCCAGAATACAAGACTAACTGCCATTAAAACCCCGTACGTTACCGACATAATGAAAAGAGGGTCTGCTGTCCGTTGTGCCAGTTGTTTTTGAAACACATTGGCTAATGGATTGACCAGAATACGTACCAGAATGGCAAAAGAAGTAAGTGTAAGTATGGTTAGGATCATAAAAAGCATTGCAAACAGCCAGTATTTAGCCAAACTGGCTAGTGAGCAAATTTAATTTTAATGACAACATCAATGCTTCTCTCGCAGGATTAACTGGATTTCCGCTCAATAAAAACCCTATTGAGCCTGTAATCCTGTCAAAAAAACTTGTCGTGAACCTTTTTTAACACATCACTTTCCTGATTAACAAACAATTCGTACCTTTGCGGTCTTATTTTGGATCGACCAATCGAAGTGAACCCATTACGCGCATACGACATTCATATTGTCGGTCTTGACAACAAACGTTACGAGTACGATTTCACGTCGGACAACTCGTTTTTTGTCGCGCTGGAGCAGGAATTGATCAAGGCTGGTACTGTTAAGACACATTTGGTACTTGAGAAATCCGAAACGATGATTCGGCTTGATTTTCATATCGTAGGGGTAGTTGAACAAACCTGCGATCGGAGTCTGGACGAATACGATGAGCCTGTTGATACCCGTCAATCAATGTTGCTTAAGTTCGGCGACCACAACGAAGAGTTGAGCGACGAAATCGAGCTTATCGAACGAAATACAACAACGATTAATGTAGCCCGCTACATTTTTGAGTTCATTAGCCTTTCACTTCCTATGAAACGACTTCACCCTCGTTTCCGGGACGAAGAAGAGGAGGAGGATGAAGAAAACGGTAAAGTTATTTATCGTTCCGGTGACGTAGAAAGTAACGATGCAGACGACCAGCAGACTATTGACCCCCGCTGGGCCGCTTTGCGAAAACTGAGTGATAATTAATTCGTTTGACGTTCGTGGTTTGAAGTTGTTACTGCACCTTCAATAATGGACTACAAACCGTAAACTATAAACTACAAACTTAACAATGGCACACCCCAAACGACGCCACTCCAGCACCCGGCGCGATAAACGCAGAACACATTACAAAGCTACCCCAGTAGCTCTTTCAACCGACGCTCAAACAGGCGAAGTGCATCAGCGCCACCACGCCCACGTTTTTGAAGGAAATCTGTTCTACAAAGGGCAAATGGTTATTGAGAATTACGCCAAAACGGCCTAAATCTTACTGATTGCTGAAAAGTATTTCGTTGACGTCTTTCCGAAGATGAACGCGAAATACTTTTTTATTGCCCGTCACCTCCCTATTTTTACGCGTATTTAGTTTATAATCCAGCTTACCTGGGAGATATTGAACAAACCGAGTCAATGAAAATTGCAGTGGACGCAATGGGTGGCGATTTCGCTCCCGAAGCAATTGTGGAAGGAGTTATACTGGCCGCTGCTGAATTGCCGGAACATGTAACTATTGTGCTGATTGGAAAGCAGTCTGTTGTTCAGGCGCTCATGCAAAAGCACAGTGCAGATGCAGTTGCCAACATTGAACTGGTCAACGCAGAGGACGTTATCGAAATGAGTGAGCATCCGACCAAGGCGCTCTCACAGAAGCCCAATTCCAGTATTGGAGTTGGGTTTAAGCTTTTGAAAGACGGCCAGGTCAACGCGTTTTGCAGTGCTGGTAATACGGGAGCAATGCACGTAGGTGCTCTGTTCAGTATTAAAGCGATTGAAGGCATTTTGCGTCCATGTATTGCGGGTTTTGTTCCGCAATTAACTGGCGGCTATGCAGTTATGCTCGATATTGGAGCCAATGCTGATTGCAAGCCCGAAATGCTGGCTCAATTTGGCGTGGTGGGCTCGATCTACGCCCAATATATTTTTGGCATTGACCAGCCTCGGGTTGCCTTGATGAATATTGGTTCGGAAGAGCAAAAGGGGTCACTCGTTGCACAGGCGGCACATCAACTCCTGAAAGAAAATCGTCGAATTAATTTTGTTGGAAATATTGAAGGGGGAGACTTCTTTGAAGGAAAAGCCGATGTAATTATAACGGATGGCTTTACGGGCAATACCATGTTTAAATTAGGGGAATCCTTTTATAAGGTTGCCAGCCAACGTGGTATCAGCGATGAATTCCTGGATAAAACCAATTATGAATCTGTGGGTGGGAGCCCAATTTTGGGCGTTAATGGCAATGTGATTATCGCCCACGGAATCTCGTCGCCCTTAGCCATAAAAAACATGATTAACCTGGCCATCCGGCAGGTTGAGTCCAATGCATACACTAAAATTGCACAAGCACTGAGTTAGTTTGCTGTTTACAGTTTACAGTTGGCTATCGCATGATAGTATAGTAAGGATGCGTCAGCTAACGATAAACCGTAAACTGAAAACTTTCCAATATCACTTATGAGTAAAGCTGCCATAACAGGAATCCACGGCTACGTTCCCGACTATGTGCTGACCAATGCCGAATTGGAGCGTATGGTGGATACAAATGATGAATGGATTACAAGCCGCACCGGTATTAAAGAACGACATATTCTGAAAGGCGAAGGCATGGGTTCTTCGCACATGGGTGCAAAGGCTGTGGCAGGTTTGCTGGAAAAGCTTAACATTAAGCCGGAAGAAGTCGATTTACTCATCTGCGCTACTACCACCCCCGATTATGTGTTCCCCTGTACCGCCAATCTCATCTGCGATATGGTTGGTATCCGAAATGTCGGAAGCTTCGATATTCAGGCAGCTTGCTCGGGTTTCTTATATGCACTTACCGTTGGTTCCCAATTTATTGAAACAGGTAAGTATAAAAAAGTAGTGGTTGTTGGAGCTGATAAGATGTCGGCTATTGTCGATTATACGGACCGGACTACCTGTGTCCTGTTTGGCGATGGAGCCGGTGCTGTCATGCTCGAACCGAATGCCGATGGCTTTGGCATCGTGGATTCTATTATCAAATCGGATGGAATTGGGCAAAACCATTTATTCCAGAAGGCCGGGGGTAGCCGTTACCCACCCACCCACGAAACGGTAGAAAAACGCTGGCACTACGTTTATCAGGATGGGCCTTCTGTCTTTAAGTTCGCCGTGAAAAACATGGCAGACGTATCAGCAGAGATCATGGAGCGTAATCGCCTTTCAGGATCTGATGTCGCCTGGCTAGTGCCTCACCAGGCAAATAAACGTATCATTGATGCCACTGCACACAGAATGGGAATCGAGTCGGAGCGGGTCATGATGAATATCCATAAGTATGGCAACACGACAGCAGCCACGATTCCACTGTGCTTATTCGATTACGAGTCTCAGCTCAAAAAGGGCGACAATTTAGTGTTAGCCGCTTTTGGTGGAGGCTTTACCTGGGGAGCCGCTTATGTGAAGTGGGCCTATTAACTCTTAAATGGATAATGAACAATGCATAATGGGCTTAACCAAACACGTTAGCTCAGTTTCTGTTTTATTATTCATTTTACATTAATCATTATTCATTAATAAAAAATGGCAACGACCGCAGATATCCGCAACGGACTGGTCTTAAATTACAACAACGACCTTTTTCAAATAACAGAATTTCAACACGTTAAGCCCGGCAAAGGTGCTGCGTTCGTACGTA
Coding sequences:
- a CDS encoding S41 family peptidase; its protein translation is MKIGQTLCLMGLLIGMACLTAPAQTLTAAQTRTDFTYLKRKLDLLHPGMGYYTPQPRMEQLYDSLYNRLTAPMDYLTFFHHLSPYVTALKDGHTNLNHRKNYIGKQTRFLPFYIRPVDTRYFISHNVSADTSLQRGTELLTINGRTIGDLHTELMNSDHSGSDGDNLTGRRQWSLVQFADYYAAWYGSADSVSITYRLSGDTLVRQTRLRCPNLSNFRTTIRRRYGVEMNQPANLSVRVVDTLTHTAVLRVSSFMGLKKKDPFQWAFNRRLKRAFKQLRQDNIQNLVVDMQGNGGGVVLNSARLLRYWMPKPFRLMQQEEMKRAAKAELITRWNPLSVLNFSLQYKSDDAGGFASRSSHRRYRPRHKDAFMGNLYFLMNGASFSATTTVLAKTLDAGMGTFIGEASGSAYWGDFAGHFKTVTLPYSKLQVRIPLKKLTHAVVPDRANGFTVEPDFTVTRSYDDLMSNRDYVLDYTLRLIQQGVVARKPILSRPLQASLPLPAIQE
- a CDS encoding DMT family transporter; its protein translation is MILTILTLTSFAILVRILVNPLANVFQKQLAQRTADPLFIMSVTYGVLMAVSLVFWPQLRLVGLSTEFWQSMLVSSLFAMFGNVFLVRAIHIGDLSVLGPINAYKAVVGMLFSIFLLNEIPGWWGVAGVLLIVAGSYVVLNDKEQRVRQSGFLGVIGLVKRPEVKLRLVALVLSAIDGAFLKKAIILSTPTIAFFYWCLLGFGFTLIWIIRTMRTTWRGQITVFLAQKTTYLALCVTIGISQMASNIALAAMPVGYVLALFQISALVSVLFGYQFFREQGILRKLIGAGIMVGGAALITVLG
- a CDS encoding DUF177 domain-containing protein: MNPLRAYDIHIVGLDNKRYEYDFTSDNSFFVALEQELIKAGTVKTHLVLEKSETMIRLDFHIVGVVEQTCDRSLDEYDEPVDTRQSMLLKFGDHNEELSDEIELIERNTTTINVARYIFEFISLSLPMKRLHPRFRDEEEEEDEENGKVIYRSGDVESNDADDQQTIDPRWAALRKLSDN
- the rpmF gene encoding 50S ribosomal protein L32, whose product is MAHPKRRHSSTRRDKRRTHYKATPVALSTDAQTGEVHQRHHAHVFEGNLFYKGQMVIENYAKTA
- the plsX gene encoding phosphate acyltransferase PlsX, which produces MKIAVDAMGGDFAPEAIVEGVILAAAELPEHVTIVLIGKQSVVQALMQKHSADAVANIELVNAEDVIEMSEHPTKALSQKPNSSIGVGFKLLKDGQVNAFCSAGNTGAMHVGALFSIKAIEGILRPCIAGFVPQLTGGYAVMLDIGANADCKPEMLAQFGVVGSIYAQYIFGIDQPRVALMNIGSEEQKGSLVAQAAHQLLKENRRINFVGNIEGGDFFEGKADVIITDGFTGNTMFKLGESFYKVASQRGISDEFLDKTNYESVGGSPILGVNGNVIIAHGISSPLAIKNMINLAIRQVESNAYTKIAQALS
- a CDS encoding beta-ketoacyl-ACP synthase III; translated protein: MSKAAITGIHGYVPDYVLTNAELERMVDTNDEWITSRTGIKERHILKGEGMGSSHMGAKAVAGLLEKLNIKPEEVDLLICATTTPDYVFPCTANLICDMVGIRNVGSFDIQAACSGFLYALTVGSQFIETGKYKKVVVVGADKMSAIVDYTDRTTCVLFGDGAGAVMLEPNADGFGIVDSIIKSDGIGQNHLFQKAGGSRYPPTHETVEKRWHYVYQDGPSVFKFAVKNMADVSAEIMERNRLSGSDVAWLVPHQANKRIIDATAHRMGIESERVMMNIHKYGNTTAATIPLCLFDYESQLKKGDNLVLAAFGGGFTWGAAYVKWAY